In Salmo salar chromosome ssa03, Ssal_v3.1, whole genome shotgun sequence, a single genomic region encodes these proteins:
- the LOC106599327 gene encoding transient receptor potential cation channel subfamily A member 1, translating to MQDKTYQSVMYGDDATQISEQIFEWALQGDSAALEKHSAHLGVRDHANASPLHYAASHGHISTIQLIVQLTGPDELSASDEEGNTSLHWAVQRTQRESCACLLDLGANPNILNLSLMSPLHMAVSLGHNTLIELLLSHSNTDVNLEGDLGNTPVMLACCVDNHEALHLLFKYGARLCQQNKLGHYPIHAAAFAGAKKSMQVVLQKGEEIGYSIETHINYVDKSFSTPLHLAVRGGNLEVIKLCIEQGAKIDQQQCDKSTALHFACTQGATEAVKLMLSAHDRVCDVINLTDGACQTPLHKTTIFDHAELAEYLISKGGDINAIDCKGHTPLLLATSCSAWKTVSLLLTHGANLKIKDKHGCNFLHLAILQPKGLTNLPPEFVKCSSVRELLDAEDNEGCTPMHYACRLGIPESVKNMLRLNVSLDQKSKQKKSALHFAAEYGRINTCHRLLESMTNTRLLNEGDERGMTPLHLASRGGHVIVVDLLLRKGTLFHSDYKGWTCLHHAAAEGYTQTMIILLASNIKLLDKTDEDRNTALHLAAREGHAAAVTLLLDRGAQITLNKSDASFLHEAVLNGRKEAAIAVIHNERCAEAMLLFEVKSTKRCVVMDMIEFLPESFKHLLDTCVKESDDDINSNNYSIEYTFRWLQAPMHVIKLAKADKSVDFQPLTALNYMVKFNRIELLTHPVCKKYLEMKWNAYGMKVHLLNLAIYSLGLGPLTHIIHTLKPILNTNVTNTTSPPSSSSSSSSSSVSMVTTSLDEQCFIITTCMFLILAMSLYAVGKELVQIVQQGSKYFYDVTNALDWGAAISSLLFVIPLLMDLKDTWHWEAGVVAVLLSWINFLLYFQRFERVGIYVVMFLEIAKTLISIIVLFFFLLLAFALAFYALMLDHKHFENRASIPLVIMQTFVMMVGELNYQENVLKPFLGGILPFPYLTYCIFVMFTFAVPILLINLMIGLAVGDIAEVQANAELKQIGMQIELHTSLEEKMPYWLMKRIDRTSLTEYPNRACDGKREMLFSMLGMAHERTTLNLTSHPPTHMEQEISKQKYRLKEMSNIIEKQHNLLKLIVQKMEISSEAEEHDGPQLFQGYRDKPLPCQSKWNPLLRALAARK from the exons ATGCAGGACAAGACGTATCAGTCTGTGATGTACGGAGATGACGCTACACAGATTTCTGAGCAAATTTTTGAG TGGGCTCTACAAGGTGACTCGGCAGCGTTGGAAAAGCACTCAGCCCACCTGGGTGTCCGTGACCATGCCAATGCTAGCCCTCTGCACTATGCCGCATCACACGGGCACATTAGCACCATACAGCTCATTGTGCAGTTGACTGGTCCAGATG AACTGAGTGCCAGTGACGAGGAGGGCAACACGTCATtacactgggctgtgcagaggacCCAGAGAGAGAGCTGTGCTTGCCTTCTGGACCTGGGAGCCAACCCAAACATCCTCAACCTCAGCCTCATGTCTCCCCTACACATGGCTGTCAGCCTCGGACACAACACTCTCATCGAG CTTTTACTGTCTCACAGCAACACAGATGTCAACCTGGAGGGAGACCTGGGGAACACACCTGTAATGTTGGCCTGCTGTGTTGATAACCATGAAGCTCTCCATCTACTT TTTAAATACGGAGCCAGACTATGTCAACAGAACAAGCTGGGGCATTATCCCATTCACGCAGCAGCCTTTGCAGGGGCCAAAAAATCAATGCAGGTGGTTCTTCAGAAAG GTGAGGAAATAGGTTACTCAATTGAAACGCACATCAACTATGTGGACAAATCCTTCAGTACTCCTCTTCATCTGGCCGTCCGCGGAGGCAACCTCGAGGTGATCAAACTCTGCATAGAACAGGGAGCTAAAATAGACCAACAACAG TGTGACAAATCCACAGCCCTCCACTTTGCCTGCACCCAGGGAGCTACCGAGGCCGTCAAACTCATGCTATCGGCACATGATAGAGTCTGTGATGTCATCAATCTCACAGATGGCGCTTGCCAAACCCCACTGCATAA gacaacaatATTTGACCATGCTGAATTGGCTGAATACCTCATTTCAAAG GGCGGAGACATTAATGCCATTGACTGTAAGGGTCATACCCCACTGCTTTTGGCAACAAGTTGTAGCGCATGGAAAACAGTGAGCCTTCTTCTCACACATG GGGCTAATTTGAAAATCAAAGACAAACATGGCTGCAATTTCCTTCACCTTGCCATCTTGCAGCCTAAAGGTCTGACAAACCTTCCTCCAGAATTCGTAAAG TGCAGCAGTGTGAGAGAGCTCCTGGATGCAGAGGACAATGAGGGTTGTACTCCCATGCACTATGCCTGCAGACTGGGCATTCCAGAGTCAGTGAAGAACATGCTCAGACTGAACGTCTCACTGGACCAGAAGTCTAAGCAGAAGAAATCTGCACTGCATTTCGCAGCCGA GTATGGGAGAATAAACACCTGCCACAGACTCCTGGAGAGCATGACCAACACCAGACTGCTGAatgagggagatgagaggggaatGACCCCCCTCCACCTGGCGTCCCGTGGCGGCCATGTtatagtggtggacctgctgctGCGGAAAGGAACGCTGTTCCACAG TGATTATAAAGGTTGGACATGTCTACATCATGCTGCAGCAGAGGGATATACCCAGACCATGATCATACTCCTGGCCTCAAATATCAAACTGCTGGACAAAACAGATGAAGACAGG AACACAGCGTTACATCTGGCTGCCAGAGAGGGCCATGCGGCTGCAGTGACACTGCTCCTGGACAGAGGGGCCCAGATAACGCTCAACAAGAGTGATGCCTCCTTCCTCCACGAAGCTGTTCTCAACGGCAGGAAAGAAGCAGCCATCGCTGTCATCCACAATGAGAG ATGTGCTGAGGCTATGCTATTGTTCGAAGTGAAGTCAACTAAGCGATGCGTTGTCATGGACATGATAGAGTTCCTGCCAGAGTCATTCAAG CATCTTTTGGACACTTGTGTAAAGGAGTCAGATGATGACATTAATAGTAACAACTACTCT ATCGAGTACACTTTTAGATGGCTACAAGCTCCCATGCATGTCATTAAGCTTGCAAAAGCAGACAAAAGCGTCGACTTCCAGCCTCTCACTGCTCTGAAC taCATGGTGAAATTTAACCGCATTGAGCTTTTGACCCATCCTGTCTGCAAGAAGTATCTGGAAATGAAATG GAATGCCTATGGTATGAAAGTGCACCTGCTAAATCTGGCCATCTACTCACTTGGTCTGGGGCCTCTGACACACATCATTCATACTCTGAAGCCTATCCTCAACACCAATGTCACCAATACCAcgtcaccaccatcatcatcatcatcatcatcatcatcatccgtcAGCATGGTGACCACATCCCTTGACGAG CAATGCTTCATAATCACCACATGCATGTTCCTGATTCTTGCCATGAGTCTGTACGCAGTTGGCAAGGAGCTTGTGCAGATAGTTCAGCAG GGTTCAAAGTACTTCTATGATGTGACCAATGCATTGGACTGGGGTGCTGCCATCAGTTCTCTGTTGTTTGTGATCCCTTTACTGATGGACCTGAAGGACACATGGCATTGGGAGGCTGGGGTAGTGGCAGTTCTTCTATCCTGGATCAACTTTCTCCTCTATTTCCAACG GTTTGAACGTGTTGGGATCTACGTGGTGATGTTTTTAGAGATTGCAAAAACTCTTATAAGCATCATTGTGCTCTTCTTCTTCCTGCTGCTGGCCTTTGCCTTGGCGTTCTATGCCCTGATGCTAGATCAT AAACATTTTGAAAATAGAGCTAGCATACCGCTAGTAATCATGCAAACATTTGTCATGATGGTTGGAGAACTCAACTACCAAGAAAATGTCCTGAAGCCATTTCTGGGAGGGATTCTGCCGTTCCCATATTTGACCTACTGcatttttgttatgttcacctTTGCTGTGCCCATTCTCCTCATTAACCTAATG ATTGGCTTGGCTGTTGGTGACATAGCAGAGGTACAGGCAAATGCTGAGCTGAAGCAAATTGGAATGCAG ATTGAGCTTCACACTAGTCTGGAAGAGAAGATGCCGTACTGGTTAATGAAGAGGATTGATCGGACCTCGCTCACTGAGTACCCTAACAGAGCCTGTGACGGAAAG AGAGAAATGTTATTTTCAATGCTGGGTATGGCGCATGAGAGAACCACTCTCAACCTCACCTCCCATCCACCTACACATATGGAACAGGAAATCAGTAAACAGAAGTACAG GTTGAAGGAAATGTCTAATATTATTGAGAAGCAGCACAACCTTCTGAAGCTGATCGTTCAGAAGATGGAGATCAGTTCAGAGGCAGAAGAGCACGACGGTCCTCAGCTGTTCCAGGGCTACAGGGACAAGCCCCTCCCCTGTCAGAGCAAATGGAACCCTCTGCTGAGGGCACTGGCAGCCAGGAAGTAA